A single region of the Silene latifolia isolate original U9 population chromosome 8, ASM4854445v1, whole genome shotgun sequence genome encodes:
- the LOC141596727 gene encoding subtilisin-like protease SBT1.1 produces the protein MEAAMRMSFILLAFASLISIISADTKAYIIHTDYSKLGLQNNKPVECYKELLSSVKKTENADEEELAPELLYTYETTMTGFAAKLTTRQFQSLTKIDGVLYGTPDEMLTLHTTYSTNFLELEYGMGLWNESNLANDVIIGFLDTGIWPEHSSFSDTGLSKVPIRWKGSCEKGTNFTPSNCNKKVIGARAFFKGYEAINGRVNETTEFRSARDSNGHGTHTASTAAGSRISGANLFGNGLGTASGMRFTSRIAAYKVCWDEGCASSDILAAIDQAVSDGVDIISMSLGGFPRPYFQDSLAIAAFGATQKGVFMSCSAGNSGPTTSTVSNLAPWMMTVAASYIDRSFPTQVQLSIGKTFIGASLYISVNKTKEYPIVYKAAAGGARAEYCLNGTLSPALVKDKIVLCDRGINGRAEKGFMVKSAGGAGMILLNTPAQGQDLIADAHILPATTLDASDAKTLRSYYFFNKNLSASITFLGTKYGSRAPVVAAFSSRGPSLVDPNVIKPDITAPGVNILAAWPPVTPPTEVKDDTRRVNFNIISGTSMSCPHISGIASLIKSAHQNWSPAAIKSAIMTSAYFHDDRGDLISDRSISNSTKFATATPFAFGSGHVNPDKAADPGLVYDISSEDYLNYLCGTSYSNAQVTILARKNYTCSSKAKGGDLNYPSFAVIFEPGKRGKTTITYKRTVTNVGSSKTKFSLFLEMPKNVKVIVKPAVLNFKAVGEKLTYKVTFTDQSEGEISSRGVSSFGYLIWVGGRYSVRSPIAVTWQ, from the exons ATGGAAGCGGCGATGAGAATGTCATTTATCCTCCTAGCTTTTGCATCGTTGATATCAATCATTTCAGCTGATACAAAGGCATACATAATTCACACTGATTATTCTAAACTCGGGTTACAAAACAATAAACCTGTAGAATGCTATAAAGAATTGTTGAGCTCTGTCAAAAAAACAGAAAATGCAGATGAAGAAGAACTAGCCCCTGAGCTTCTTTACACCTATGAGACCACCATGACGGGTTTTGCTGCAAAACTCACAACCCGACAATTCCAATCTTTGACTAAAATAGACGGAGTTCTATATGGAACTCCGGATGAGATGTTAACCCTGCACACAACATATTCAACCAATTTTCTTGAGCTTGAATATGGTATGGGGTTATGGAATGAATCTAACTTGGCAAATGATGTCATAATAGGTTTTCTCGACACGGGAATTTGGCCTGAACATAGTAGTTTTAGTGACACAGGATTGTCTAAGGTACCAATAAGATGGAAAGGTAGTTGTGAGAAAGGTACAAATTTTACACCTTCAAATTGCAATAAGAAGGTGATAGGTGCAAGGGCTTTCTTCAAAGGGTATGAGGCTATCAATGGGAGAGTCAATGAGACTACTGAATTTCGATCCGCTAGAGACTCTAATGGCCATGGGACCCACACTGCTTCCACTGCTGCAGGAAGTAGGATCTCTGGTGCTAACCTCTTTGGAAATGGTTTGGGTACTGCCAGTGGAATGAG GTTCACATCAAGAATAGCAGCATATAAGGTCTGCTGGGACGAAGGCTGTGCAAGCTCGGACATATTGGCAGCCATTGACCAAGCAGTATCTGACGGAGTAGACATCATTTCCATGTCCCTCGGAGGTTTTCCTCGGCCATATTTCCAGGACAGCCTGGCAATTGCGGCTTTTGGGGCGACACAAAAGGGAGTTTTCATGTCATGTTCTGCAGGAAATTCTGGTCCTACCACTTCAACTGTAAGCAACCTGGCACCGTGGATGATGACAGTTGCAGCAAGTTACATTGACAGGAGCTTCCCTACTCAAGTTCAGCTCAGTATTGGCAAAACATTTATAGGGGCATCTCTTTATATCAGTGTCAACAAAACTAAGGAATATCCAATTGTGTACAAAGCGGCAGCTGGCGGTGCCAGGGCTGAGTACTGTCTCAATGGCACATTGTCTCCTGCACTGGTAAAAGACAAGATTGTCCTTTGTGATCGCGGTATCAATGGCAGAGCAGAGAAGGGCTTTATGGTAAAATCAGCTGGAGGAGCCGGGATGATTCTACTTAACACTCCGGCTCAAGGACAAGATCTTATTGCTGATGCACATATTTTACCAGCAACTACACTAGATGCCTCAGATGCCAAAACTCTCAGATCATATTACTTCTTTAACAAAAACTTATCAGCCTCTATTACTTTCCTAGGGACTAAATACGGGTCCCGAGCCCCAGTTGTGGCCGCCTTCTCATCCCGGGGCCCTAGCCTTGTGGACCCGAATGTCATTAAACCAGACATAACCGCCCCTGGTGTGAACATCCTGGCCGCCTGGCCCCCTGTCACACCACCTACTGAGGTAAAAGACGATACCAGAAGGGTGAATTTTAACATTATATCAGGAACTTCAATGTCATGCCCTCATATCTCCGGCATTGCTTCACTGATTAAATCTGCACACCAAAACTGGTCACCTGCAGCGATAAAATCTGCCATAATGACTTCTGCTTATTTTCACGACGACAGAGGTGACCTTATTTCTGATAGATCTATCTCTAACAGTACCAAGTTTGCAACTGCAACCCCTTTTGCATTTGGTTCAGGTCATGTCAACCCCGATAAGGCTGCTGACCCGGGTCTGGTTTACGACATTTCCAGTGAAGATTACTTGAATTACCTGTGTGGTACTAGTTACAGTAATGCACAAGTCACAATCTTGGCCAGGAAGAACTATACCTGCTCAAGTAAAGCAAAAGGTGGTGATCTAAATTACCCTTCCTTTGCTGTAATTTTCGAGCCAGGTAAACGAGGAAAAACTACAATTACTTACAAGAGGACAGTAACTAATGTAGGGAGTAGTAAGACTAAGTTCAGTTTATTTTTAGAGATGCCTAAGAATGTTAAGGTAATTGTTAAGCCTGCAGTGTTAAATTTTAAGGCAGTGGGTGAAAAATTGACCTACAAAGTTACTTTTACTGATCAGTCAGAAGGTGAAATTAGTAGCAGAGGTGTTTCATCATTTGGATATTTGATATGGGTTGGTGGAAGATATAGTGTTAGAAGTCCCATTGCTGTAACTTGGCAGTAA